The window ACAGCGCGTTACAGGGATCGAACCTAAAAATGGCGTTGATAACCGTGTCGGCTCTCGTGAAGACCTCCAACGCCATGTCGCCGCGGCAGATGATCGGCGTGCCGCAGTAAGCTACGCCGGCGACCGCGGTGACCTCTCCCCCGAGCAAACGAGGCGAGTCGACCGTGGACTCAGCTGTGCGACTAATAGGGGCACGGCCGACATCTCCGAGCACGACGGTGCACTCAATCCGGAGACTGTTGCAGAGGTCTATCCGCCGTCAGAGCGTGAACCCTACAGCGCAAGCCGAATTGAGCGATATGCCGAGTGTGGCTTCAAGTTCTACGCTGACAACGTACTCGAGATCGAGGATCCCGACGATGTTGAGGTCGTTCCGACATCCCTCGAAACTGGATCGTATGTCCACGACGTCCTCGAACGCTTCTACGCCGATCTTCAGGACGAGACTGCGGGGAGTGTTGACCTCACCGAGTACGACCAAGACGTACTGGCGGCTCATCTCCATGAGATCGCCGACGAGGAACTTCGGGGCGCTGACTTCGAATACGACGGCCTATTCTACGAACGGTGGAAGGCGGAGCTCTTTGCAGGACTAGGCGACGATGAAGCTGTTCCCTACCTGTCTGGGGTACCCCCTCACGACGCTCCGGAACAGGGACTGTTCGCAACATTCCTCAAGAACGAACTGTCGCGAGAGAATTCCGACAAGCCCCACCTGTTCGAGGCTCCATTTGGCGAGGGTCTTCCCGATTCGGATGCTGGGCCGTTCGAAGTCGAACGACCGGATGGATCGACAGTTTCCATCCGTGGCTACATCGACCGCGTTGACATCCATGACGGGGAGCAACCGGCGCTCACACTCTACGACTACAAGACCGGCCGTGCCCCCTATATGACGAAGACGACTGGCGGAACGAAGTTCCAGCTCCCCATCTATCTCCTCGCCGCGAACGAGGTCGTGGACGGTGACCTGTTTGAGCAGGGTGAGCTATCCGCGACGTACTATCAGGTCCGACCGCCGAACGACCTCAAGATTCCCGGTGGTGTCGAATCGAAATTCGACTCACAGGCGGAACTCCGCCAGTTCCTGAACGATGTCGTCCCCGATTGGCTCGGACAGATTGACGAAGCGATTGCCAACGGGCAGTTCCACACGACGTTGTTGTCCGAACGAGAGGCGAACTGCCGCTACTGTGACTACCGTCGCGCCTGTGACGTCCGGCACCATCGCAAGCGGGAGTTCGTCGACGAGGTTCGAGACGACGGCGCTACCTACGTACCACTCCGTGTGCAGGACGACGCAGATCTCGAGGCGGTGATGAGCGATGACTGAGGAAGCCGACGACATTCAGCTGACGGGCGAGCAGGAAGACGCACTCGTTCAGGACCGGAACGTCGCAATCACAGCCGGTGCTGGCACCGGCAAAACGACGACACTGACCGAGCGGTACGTCACGATATTGGCCGAGAATCCAGACCTCACTCCCGAGAATATCGCCACGATTACCTTCACCCGCAAAGCAGCTGCGGAACTGACTGAACGCGTTCGGGAGGAAGTATACGACCGACTCGAAGCCGTCGACTCGCCGACAGCGTATCACCGCTGGCGAGACGTACTGGACGACCTTGAGGACGGCTATGTCCACACGATACACGCGTTTTGTACCCGCCTCCTCCGAGAGCGGGCCGTCGAAGCCCCGGTCCCGATTGGGTTCGACGTGCTCGATGAGGACGGCGCCGCGACACTCCAGCGCGAAGTTGTTACTGAATTCCTCGAACGACACCAGGACGAGGAAGATGTCGCCCTCCTCGCTCAGCTCTGGGGACGTGATGAACTAGTCGACATTCTCGGAGGGTTGCTCGACGAACGGCCACAGAGCGAGGCCGTATTGGACGCGTGGGAGGACGCTGACGCCGAGAGGTACGTCGACGTGCTATGGGAGGTTATCTGTGAGTTGGACGCTGCTGACGCTCGCGAGACCCTGTATGAGGACGGACTTCTGAATCAGTTGCGAACGATAACCGGGCGCGTAGACCGCAAGGCGACGATCTCCGACGACGACGGCCTTCGAGCCTATCGAACACTTGAGGATGTCGTCGAGCAACTCCCCGATGATCCTGCCGCGAGTGACTCCCGTACCTGCCAGCAGGCAATTCTCGCCCTCTATGAAGCGTGTGAGAAGAAAAACGGCGGTCTGTACAGTAGTTCCGGTTACGTCGTCGGCGACAGAGACGAGTGGAATGAGTACGGCGACGTCTATGACGACCTGAAGGACGTGATCAATACGGTTATCGCTGCGGTCGAACCCCATGAGGAGGCGCTCGCGACCACGCCCGGTGAACTCGAAGCGAATAGTGCCCACTATGCGCTCGCCCTGCTTCGCGTGTTTGACGATGTGTTGGCAGCATACGATGCCGAGAAAGAGCGTCGAGATACGTTGGATTTCCCCGACGTGATTGAGACTACACTGCAGTTCCTTCGGACCAACGAGGTCGTGACCGAGCGGCTTCGAGACCAGTTCACAGCTGTGATGGTCGACGAGTTCCAGGACACGGATCCCCGTCAGTGGGAACTCGTGAAACTCCTCACCGGCGTCGACCAGGAGACTTCGTCGAATGTCTTCCTCGTCGGTGACGAGAAACAGAGCATCTACGGGTTCCGGGGAGCAGATGTGACGACGTTTGGTGCGGCCCGTGACGAACTCCAAGCGGTCAATGCGGCCCAAGGTGTTGATACTGTTCCCGATAGCGAGGCTGAAAGCCCGACTGAGCTCGAACTCTCGGGGAACTTCCGAACGTTGGATACCCCACTCTCGTTCCTCAACGAACTCTTCGGACACCTGTTCCGGCCGGAGGGCGATGATCACGCCCCCTTCGAGGCATCTCCACAGGAACTCACCACGGAGCGTGGTCGAGTGGAGGAAATCGAGGGCCTGACAGGGAGTGTCGAGTATCTCGCCGTGCCGGACGATGCAGAGACCGCTGAAGCGTTGTTCGGTGCGGACCATCCCGTTGTAGCGGGGGCACTTGACCACACCATCGAGGCTGAAGCACAAGGTCTTGCCGCTCGGTTAACGCAGCTGTTCGACAATCCGCCGATGATACAGGATCCAGACACGGGAGCCCATCGCGAAGCCACGCCCGACGACGTGGCGATACTCCTCCGCCGACGAACCCACCTCGACCGGTATCAACGGGCCCTTGAGGAGTACGACATCCCCTATACCGTCGTCGGCGGGGTCGGGTTCTACGATACGCCTGAGGTGCAGGCACTTACGAACCTGCTTCGAGTTCTCGGAGATCCACGGGACGATGTCTCTCTCTACGGCGTCCTCCGGTCGCCGTTGTTTGGGTTCACTGATGATCGCCTCGCACCGGTAGTTGCGGACGCCGACTCGGTCTGGGAGGCACTCGCTGAGACGGACGATCTACAGCTGGCAGATGCGTTCGACCTCTTGTCGACGTGGCGGACGCTCAGCGGCTGTGCGACGCCGCCCGAGGACGGTGTACTTCCGTGGAATCGGCTACTGTCACGGGTGATTGACGACACTGGATATCTGGCCAGCGTGAGTGCTGACGAACGTGGTCGTCAGGCCGTCGCGAACGTCGAGAAGTTCCGCGATCAGGTGCGGACTTGGAGCGAAAACGGCGTTCACACCGCTGCTGGGTTACTCCACCGTATCGACCGACAAGCCGAAATCGATCCCCGTGAGGGGGAGGCCGACATCCCCGGAGACGCCGAGGGCGTTCGAATCATGACGATTCATTCTGCGAAGGGCTTGGAGTTCCCGATCGTCACAGTTCCCGACATCGGGAGTAGTCTCAACTTCGGTCAGTCCATCGACGACCACGGGTACGTCCGTCTCGTGGGGGGAACTGATGACGCACCTCCGATCCCGGCCGTTGGTGGTCCGAATCCGAATGATGCGTTCTCGATCGAGAAGACAGCTGTTCACGAATACGCTGATCGACAGTCACTCCCCCAAGAGCGAGCGGAATCGAAACGGCTCCTCTACGTTGCGTGTACAAGAACGCGAGATCACCTCCTTCTCTGTGGAACACACGAAATCGATGTGGACGAATCGGGAGCCATCGAACTCGGTGAGCCGGAAGCCTTCGACGAGGCAGATCGGTGGCGAGATTACCTTCAGCCGGTCCTCCTTGATGGAAATCTCGTCGACCGAGCGATTCGGGAGGGACAAGCTCATGGACAGATCGGGGCGGCCAGCTACACGGTACGTAAGCCTCCGCGTCCAGTAGATTGGAAAACCGACGACGATACTGCGGATTCGACACCGGAGATATCGATTCCTACACCACCAGCTCCGACGCCGGCGAAACGGGTCGCTGCGACGACCCTCGTGAATGAGGTTGCAGACACCTCTGAGGATGGTCACAGCTACACGCAAAGCGGTGAGTCATCCGGACTAAGCCCGACGATGTTTGGGACTGTTGTGCATCGAATCAACGAACTCCGGCCGCCGAGAGACGAGTGGCCAACACTCGTTCGTCGTCTGAGTCAGATGGCCGGTGAGGAGCCAACCGAGGGGGATCTCCGCGATGCCGTGGAACATGCCGCTGATGCCGTCGAATTTGTGGATCAGGTTGAAGCGGATGTCCAACCCCAAGCGACCTACGACGAGTTCTCTGTCGTCGCCCGACTTGGTAAGTCGCAGATTGTCGGTGATATCGACCGACTGCTCGTTACTCCAGACGCCTACCACATCATTGACTACAAGACAAACGACCTCTCGTCGACCTCGACTGCTGAGCTAGCTGATCACTATCGTCCCCAGATGCTTGCGTACGCGCTGGCTCTTTTGCAACACAGTCCTGATCGTAGTATTCGTGCGTCACTTCGATTCACCGATGCTGGCGTTGAAGAGCGATTTGAATGGGACGCGAGTGAGTACTCTATGATCGAATCTGAGCTTCGTTCTATGGTTGAGTAGATTCCTGAATATTGACTCTCAGTCGAACGTGATGCGGAGATAGCCCCCACGGATTGTCCGCTCTAGAGTGTTGGCGATAATGCTGCCGACGGCATCGTCCGGCACATCCTTGGCCACCGGCAGGTCCAAGTTCGGAAGGTATGCATAGAGGTCGGCTGGCGTCCGGAATGTTACGCCTGGCGCCGGCGTGATCGACGTAGCATCGAGTAAGTCAATGTCGTTGCCTTCAATGCGGACTAGCTGGATGCGGTACGGAA is drawn from Halorussus lipolyticus and contains these coding sequences:
- a CDS encoding UvrD-helicase domain-containing protein, with the translated sequence MTEEADDIQLTGEQEDALVQDRNVAITAGAGTGKTTTLTERYVTILAENPDLTPENIATITFTRKAAAELTERVREEVYDRLEAVDSPTAYHRWRDVLDDLEDGYVHTIHAFCTRLLRERAVEAPVPIGFDVLDEDGAATLQREVVTEFLERHQDEEDVALLAQLWGRDELVDILGGLLDERPQSEAVLDAWEDADAERYVDVLWEVICELDAADARETLYEDGLLNQLRTITGRVDRKATISDDDGLRAYRTLEDVVEQLPDDPAASDSRTCQQAILALYEACEKKNGGLYSSSGYVVGDRDEWNEYGDVYDDLKDVINTVIAAVEPHEEALATTPGELEANSAHYALALLRVFDDVLAAYDAEKERRDTLDFPDVIETTLQFLRTNEVVTERLRDQFTAVMVDEFQDTDPRQWELVKLLTGVDQETSSNVFLVGDEKQSIYGFRGADVTTFGAARDELQAVNAAQGVDTVPDSEAESPTELELSGNFRTLDTPLSFLNELFGHLFRPEGDDHAPFEASPQELTTERGRVEEIEGLTGSVEYLAVPDDAETAEALFGADHPVVAGALDHTIEAEAQGLAARLTQLFDNPPMIQDPDTGAHREATPDDVAILLRRRTHLDRYQRALEEYDIPYTVVGGVGFYDTPEVQALTNLLRVLGDPRDDVSLYGVLRSPLFGFTDDRLAPVVADADSVWEALAETDDLQLADAFDLLSTWRTLSGCATPPEDGVLPWNRLLSRVIDDTGYLASVSADERGRQAVANVEKFRDQVRTWSENGVHTAAGLLHRIDRQAEIDPREGEADIPGDAEGVRIMTIHSAKGLEFPIVTVPDIGSSLNFGQSIDDHGYVRLVGGTDDAPPIPAVGGPNPNDAFSIEKTAVHEYADRQSLPQERAESKRLLYVACTRTRDHLLLCGTHEIDVDESGAIELGEPEAFDEADRWRDYLQPVLLDGNLVDRAIREGQAHGQIGAASYTVRKPPRPVDWKTDDDTADSTPEISIPTPPAPTPAKRVAATTLVNEVADTSEDGHSYTQSGESSGLSPTMFGTVVHRINELRPPRDEWPTLVRRLSQMAGEEPTEGDLRDAVEHAADAVEFVDQVEADVQPQATYDEFSVVARLGKSQIVGDIDRLLVTPDAYHIIDYKTNDLSSTSTAELADHYRPQMLAYALALLQHSPDRSIRASLRFTDAGVEERFEWDASEYSMIESELRSMVE